One Plasmodium yoelii strain 17X genome assembly, chromosome: 5 genomic window, TTTTTAATTATGCACTTTCaatttttttgcattttatGACATCATTATTTGTTCATTGACTCACGAAACATTTTTGAATTATTACACATTTTGtttgtaataaaaaagaaaaaaaaacaatcttaacagttaaaaaaaatgcacttttattatattgcatggtcataataatatgcacaatttttataataaattttatgaacacGCAAGACGATTTTGCATTTTAACATGATtaagtaatatattttttgaaaggGAAAAaagtacatatatatatataaaataagatATCCttatttatagaaaatattaattataacaCAAAAAACGTATGCTTTAAAAAAGACGaaagtatataattttttttatatataatttctatagcacaaaaatgataattattaATCTAAAAGTAATATCTCTaagaaagagaaaaaaaaaaaaaaaaaatgaaatatgaTGTTTTCTTaagcaaaaaataaaaataataaaattattaaatttgaaaGAATATATCTACTTATCatttttacaatatttttcaaataaatatatatctattttaatcaagaacaatttttttaagggcatttgttttatttccctatgctaataaatatttattatattttctctaCTGATTGAATATCAAATTTGTGGCatgatattatttatgtatcatggttaaatattattatttttttccctttttttgtTAGAgggaaatattaaaaaaagtaataaaataagcTAGTAATAATAACACAAATCAGTTTCACCAATTCtcctatttttatttgtataggATATTAAGTTGGCTATccatatatacacacacacatatatatcatacttattaatatacacatgaaaaatgaaaaattatagaaTATACATTTTGAACGTTTTTAAAAAACCGTTCCCTTTAAGAATCGTCAGAGAAAAACATACAAATTCAAATGAGAGTAtaggaaaattaaaaatggaagaaaaaataatacaaccAAGCAAAAgtcaaacaaatatatttataaataaaaataaacagaAAATAtctaataatgaaaataataatataaaaacatttttaagaaaatataatatatatataacatattatagtggttttatatttatgttttctatattttcatattgtGTTATTAATTTGGCATGGATGTTTTTTGAAAAACCAATTCCCTTAATAATCGTAAAggaaaatgttttaaaagataaaaaattaatagatgAATATGAACAAGTCATATTTTCCAAATATTGGACTGGTTATATTAATGAGGACAGTGCtcgaattataattaatatcaaaagtaaaaataagcgtgataaaaaagggaaaattattagtaatttaattaaaaaaaataatgaatgggttataaaaacattaacatattataatgtaaaaaaaaatgataatttacAAACAGATGATTTGAAAACATTAAAACAAAACATGGCAAATAGCAGTTTATGCCCAATAAATAATGACAGTTTTGTATGCAAAAAAAGTACCAAATAATAATCTTCTAAAAATTTGTATTCAAATGTGTACTAcaaatctttttttttgtggtAAAAGTGTTACATAAATATTGTGATAAATGCTGTGATAAAATTGGGAATAGCTCCacttctattttattttttccaataTATTTGtctctatatattttattttatcctAAAAAAATGCAATAAAATGAAGCAAGTGGAATATAGTAAAAATTATGACTAAATATTTAGCAGCTTTTTGATAAAGCAAGCTTTTCAAGCAAATAATacgatttttatattattcacTTCGTTGTTTTTCACTTCGTTGTTTTTAAACTAACATCTTTTGATTTGTTTTTCCAATCCATATACTCGATAGTAACAATCTGTgtgcaaaataaaattataaaataccTTTGTGTGCATATCTCAAAAAAAACTTCATCctcttttaaatatttttttttaagaaaaaaagtgGAAACTATTACCTTCCATTTAAGCTTATTtagtataaaatatttaagatttgttttattatttatctttCCATCAAATGTGTAATAATGTGTAAACCCATTCACTTCAACATAAATCTACAAAATATCATACAAattatgttaatatatataactatacaCATGCATACAATGATATAGAAACTTTTTATGatacctttttttttttcaatgcAAAATCTAATACATATGGACCCACAGGAAATTCCTTATTCACATTTAATCCGATTTCTGTGAAAATTTTTTCAACTTGTTGTTGCATTTTCGACACAGTTATTgtgtttttaatattttttttttcaattttttttatagcgTCTTCATAATTTTCCTCCATTGCCCTTAAAAAGTATAGTACTATGTGAAGCTACAAAATTTATTCATtcgtaaaaaaataatataacaaaatgGAAGAAgaataacataaataaaataaaaaaaagagaataaaTATTGTAGGTTTAAGTATCATCATTGCATATTTGTTATGTACCTGTTTCAATTCGTCATTTTTGAGCTTctgcatattatttattaacaaaaatacgatatcttttaataattcaCTTAAAAATTTGTCTTTTACGGAACCCCGAGCTAGCCAAAGTGCGATGGAATATGAAATATTacacaaatattttatttcaaatttttcataatttgtatatacatataattttagaaaattcGAATAAATTTCATAATTCAAATTAAGTACAGATAGACTTAACAAAATAGTTGTTAGCACACCTTTATCCTAAAAAGatgaacaaataaatatatacaataatgttatattttttttttttcccccttttaattatatatcttAAATTTTCATCTTTTCATTTAGATAGGCATGtaataaaattcaaaattaatcaagtgcacaaaaaatatatttatattcggTACCTCATCAATTATAGGAATAAAATGGTCCGAAATAGTCTGACATATTTTATTGACAGTTATAAAATCGttgtaattatatttattaaatatatacaatatcaTAGAAAggtcaaataaagaaaaatttttaactaaattatttatataatattgtgtaaaaaatgttaaagcGTTTAGATCTAAAGACGATGTTTTATGAAGATCAATTAACATTTGTGTTAATGTTCTTGTATTTATTACCGGTTTTTTtgtcattataatttttacaaaattattatataaggaATATTTTCTAAAATCTAATTTGCTAAAAGAatgtataattaaatatatttcatctATGGTAAATTGGTTCATATgcctttttaataaattgctaatattatttaatataccCTTTTCTTTCAAATTAACCATTTGCATGTTCTTcactaaatatattaatttatccTTATCAATTTCTTCATTTGGGATACCATCAAATAAACCGCTTCCAACATTGCttacatttttaatgttGCTTACATTTCTGATATTACTTACATTTATgcttataatatttttattatgatttATAATCTTATTCTGTTTTTGTCTTGAGGCAAAACATAGAAAATTTTTCGAaactaatttttttattgctTTGTTAATCATCCTTTGGAAATGTAGATAGTCATATATGcttttccatattttattccatgaaccaaaaaaaaaaataaaaaaaaaaaaaaatttaacacAAATAAAAAGCACCACAAATAATTTAccaaaaaagcaaaaaaaaatatgaacaatagCTCGAAAagtcagaaaaaaaaaaaaaaaaaaaaaagtcagAAATTTAAGGTAAAAAACATTACACTAAATAAAGTGAAAAATTCAACAATGCAAAGATGGAAGAATCGAATTATAAAGAAATGTTTACCAtataagtaaaaaataaataaacaagtGCGATACATATTTGCACGAATGAacgtaataaatataaagttaGTTGATTTCTTAATTTCACAGTTTATGGAATACCCAAGTGTATACAactttatcaaaatattatattttttttttccagaatttcctttttcatttttttaataatgttaATAGGTATAGATAAATACACCTAAGGATATAGATATTAtgtgtattaaaaaatgcgCATGTATTTTTCgctttttttgttatttcattaatatttcaaaaggcaaaaataaataccctcaaattatatactataatatatggataatattatgtgaatatatataaagtaaGGAAAACATagaatttcaaaaaaatagtaaattaGGCAATGTATTTTTGTGtgttgaaaaataaaataaaaaaaaaaagtttgaAAATATGTAGATATgggcataaaaatattcacaCAGAAATTGAACGAAACGAAAAAAAAGCTGATATTATTGAAAAGCTATTGGAAAGATATAAACATCTTCGAAATGAAGAtagaataaaattaataaatagcCATTTAGAAAAtgttaaagaaaaaaatgttaatataatatatgaatttacaaaaaaaaaagaagaaaaagagATAAAAGaagaatatgaaaataaaagaaaagctaaattattcaaattaaGAAAACCTGCTTATTTACAACCAAAAAatgtcaaaaaaaaaactaataatGAATTTACGATAGATAATCAATATGAAGAATTATCATGTtcagaaaaagaaaaagaattaaaacctattgaaaaatatacacTTATTGAAGATGTCTATAAAGCATATATCTATACTAAAGCGTTTTTcctattaaataataaatataaaactaaacataaaatatgtaatgattttaaatatattatgatcaactcactaaaaaaatatcttttAGAAAAAGTAAAACCAACACTAATAAATGAATTTAGTGTATATACAAATCCATATATGCTTCTAAAaaattctttatataatCTCATATTACATCAGCATGTCAAAAATAGTTATGATGAAAGCTTAAtagataattatataaataaaaaaataagtttaaatattttaaaaataaatagtgcAGATGTGCCTGTCGAAGTATATGAACCCATAGTTTCATTTCATGGGAATatacattataattataattctcaagaaaaatttaaagtatgCATAAATACGTTTCTCACCATTTTAgatgttattaaaaaaggagatgtaaattcaaaaaataaaattgaacaaaatgaaacaattcagaaaatgaaatataaagATATGTCTATCTTAATAAAtgatgtattaaaaaaattaccagaaaatataaaataccCATTTGAAAATTATCCTTTCGAAAATTTAAAAGcatttaaaacaaatataaaaaaaaaatatattggaggtattaaaaataataaacctCAAAATATAGAAGATGATgaaatcattaatatgagATATCCAAACTTACAATGTGTTTCTCATTCATTACCTAAAGATGAAAAATATCGAGATAATGTTATACATGCAATTAAGATTTTAGAGAGATCGAAATATTGGGACtataatagtaaaataaaagCAATTAACACATTAATTGAAGTGTggaataatatgaataaaagtGAGCATTATGAACAAGTTTTAGATAAAGCATTGCCTCCTATTTATTCAAAAGATATGttaagaaaaacaaaaacacGAAAAGATACATACAATAAAGGACTATCATATATACAATCTCTCACTACACAAAAGCCACTTCATATTcgttcaaaaaaaaattaataatctTTAATGCTCTACAtcgtaaaaataaaaccatTGCTTCGctttttctttcatttttttatttctaataAATTGTGTCAATATGAACCGTGCCAATGTGAGCCGTGCCAATGTGAGCCGTGGGAGAGTCCGTTTTTGCATCACTATTTCTCACCAAATTTGgaaacgaaaaaaaatatgatatagtATGGGTGGTAGAGTATAAATATGGTACCGTGCAGTTTTAACACATAACCCTTTTcttaaaaaatggaaaagcCATAAATCGGAAACAAACcataaatgtaaaataaacCATAAATCGGAAACAAACCATAAATgtaaaattgttatttattattatcgaTTTTACTATTCCTTTTAAGTGaccataataatatagaacacATTGAGAAGCCACTTTTTAtgttaaatattttgaaaaaaaaaaaaaaaaaaaaaaaaaaggaaactGTTCTTATAACTTATAGAAatagtaatagtaataaatgGTGAAAAAAACGTGCCATTTTTTTGCCATTTTTTTTGCCATTTTTTCGGcatttttttcgattttgaatttataaatatattacttaTGGTAATGCCGTATTAGAGCAGGGTATTACTAATTTCTAATAGTTTTAACAGTTTCGTttgtttctatttttttaacagcTTTGTTtgtttctattattttttatttgctttcttaatatatactataaTGTAGTATATTCGCGTATcgctataatttttttaaaaacataaaatggGGAAAATTATACAATACACTATATTTTATCACAATGTAACGAtaacttatttatttaaaaaaataatttaaaaatatgccgatgcacataatatattatatacatacatatatgtaatacTAAATTacctattatttttatgtattccCGTTACTTTATAGtttcaataaaataaatgaatatatatatgtttaggtacttattatatttttcatattatttatgctaatattaaaaaatttcctaataagatataaaaaaaaatgtaattgtTTTTCCgactttttttataaaacaatttgaatTGAtacataattaaaaaaatatttatcgttctttatatatgcatataatgacatttttatttttctaattttataagtttattttacaaaatagtaataaaaataaaaaaaaaaaaaaataatattgataatGACAATAATTAGAGGAATGCTTAAAACTTTcccatattattataaaatatgcatGTACGAAATTTtttgtgatttttttttaatctaacaaaaataaatactaaaaatttttatatatatacacaataCTAACTTAATCATTTTGTATTCCGTCCTAGCTTTAAAAAAGCTCTATATAAAATAGCATGAATATAGCATAAAATATAGCATAAAATATAGCATAAAATAATagcatataaaataatagcatataaaataatagcataaaatatagcataaaataataacatatgattcctttatttatattgtatatttaaaaaaaaaaaaaaaaaaactggTAAAAtgatattcaaaaaaaaactcttattaattattaatttattcatCTTATGcgtatatttaaattttcacCACGTTgattcaaaaataaataaaataaaatataacaatgaTGATCTTATAAACAATTACGTTGACATCCCAATTTCCTACTCGAATTATAATGCGGAAAATGTAGAGAATGCGGAAAATGCTGAGAATGTGGAAAATGCTGAGAATGCGGAAAATGCGGAAAATGGGGAAAATGCTGAGAATGGCCGAGAAGGAAGCCCGAGCCAAGGGTATGAACCAGGCCAGTTATTTGAAACGCCATTAAATATTAGGAAAATGTTTAAAAACCAAATGAGTATGAACAGATGGAATAATATTTTCAgctttttcaaaaataatagagtaaacaaatttaaagGAAGCAAAAATCAatttttaaatgaaataCAGAATAGTTATGCTTATAGAAACGGATTATATTTTAGTGCAACGAATGTTggtgaatataataaaaaagttgATAGCAATAAATATTCTACTATAAATTTACCAGAAAATACTATGGTTTTAGTTGTAAcaggaaataaattatttttacaaaactTAATATATTCTGTTAATAAAGAAAACGcaattaaacaaaaatttatatatacaatgaataaaataataaaaaatttaaaaaaaaaaatatattttaaaaattataattatcaatatttatataaaaatgattcaTTTGCTAATGatgatacaaaaaaaataattgataTAGATTTATTAGGTGAATTATCCAATATAACACAAACAATATATGTTGATGaccataaaataaatatgcataaaatatatggtgGATGGTTTCATTTCTTGGGTATATTAGTAATTAATGGATATGATTATCAAATTCAAAATGAtgtaaaatttaatgatataCTTGGAGAAAAATCGAATGATCCTGTACCATCACATTTATTAcctaaatttaaaaatttattttctaaaaaaaatacaaaagaatataaaaatggatatttATTAGGTCTTTGGAGAGATTTCCCAAACAATAAATTTGTAAATTGGAGATATTCtcttgaattatttttatgggATATGTTAGGGGTTCTACCTCATGAATTGCCACATCCATCTAATCTAATTATTAGCTATAACAAATATGATGACGAGATAGAAGCAGCTCACGAGGTAGAAGCGGCTCACGAGGTAGAAGCGGCTCACGAGGTAGAAGCAGCTCACGATGTAGAAGCGGTTCACGATGTAGAAGCGGTTCACGATGTAGAAGCAGCTCACGAGATGGAAGATAATAATGGCGACATCGAACACAATTGGCATAAAATAGTTATGAATAAAATAGCATCTTACAAAGGGTTTGATGTCAGTATTGTTTCTGCACAAgattatatgaaatatagTGGATATGATAATGAACTATTAtctaaatattataatttaaaaaatgaaaaagattatatatttctaataattttaaataaagattTTTTTATAGACGAATTTGTTAAGAGTCAAAATTATAGCATAAgcaaacaaaattattttgaaaaaatattaaaaaaaataacagatGATGTAGTTAAAGTGTTAGAACaggttaaaaataaattgtttccaaataatgatgatgttAAACCAATTGTATcagtatataattatttaaaaaattttaaaaataattcagaaaaaataaatccaCATATTTTAGGAGAAATTGCAGGAATAACAAAATATCTAAAATGCGAAAATTTATTAGAATCATCTAATACATGTACTAAAGATATTTCTATTCATCATAAATATGGTGGATGGTTTGAATTTGGAGGTGCtatatatgttaaaaatgtaaataatgtTGATATTTCATATGAACATAGAAATGATAATGAACCtataattaaacaaaaatatgaacaagcAATATTATCACAAGCTAATTCAAATTATTCAAGTGCTGGATTATGGAGAGATATAccagaaaaaaatatgactCTATATAGATATCCATTAGAAGTGTTTGCTTTAGAAAACCCtgaattaaatattttaaatttaagaGATATACATCCATTTATTGCAAtcaacattttaaaaaaaggaatCAATTCTCTACAATCTTTCGAAGAAATTACATTACACGATTCAGATCAAATTATGGCTACCTCATTTTCTTCTACAAATAGCAATTCAATTGCGTCGTCCAATGGTGATAGTGCTGAAAAGGTTGGAAATGCTGAAAATGCTGAAAATGGTGAAAAGGTTGGAAATGGTGATAGTGCTGATAATGACGATAATGATGACGACGCATTTATTATTAACGAAAATGTTGATGTACATGACAATGCTGATGAAGATAATGAATATGCAAACCCTTCTAATGGCCAAGATGAtggaatatatatagaaattgATCATGGaattactaaaaaaaatgaagataaagAAACCTTAGATTTAATAACTAAtagaaatttatttaatacaaACACAAGTGATATGGTCACTGGAaatccatttttttctaataataaGCATCAAAGTTTTATTGACAATTTTAAGTATATATCAAAAACAATCAGTAATGATAAACCATTTATAAATGAGGATGATGATGATGCATATGTTGAAATGGAAGAAGAAGATATGGATCCACGACTTATTATTcacaataataaatattttaaaaataacaatgattattttaaaaataaacaagaACCCGTTATTAATAGCCAAAATAAACAAGAACCCGTTATTAATAGCCAAAATAAACAAGAACCCGTTATTAATAGCCAAAATAAACAAGAACCCATTATTAATAACCAAATTTATATGATCTTGATagtttgtattatatttctaTTTATAGCTCTTTTGGCTTTAATAGGatctataatatataatttattaaaaaaaaaaaaatcattagATAATAATCGAGGAGTTGCATTGTCCTTAAAAGAAAAAGGGGTTATCCCTGTTGCTCAAGGATTGCCCACCCCTTGGCTAAATgcttaaataaaatagaatagaatagaataaaataaaataaaaataattatatgcaCATTTCCATTTATTTGTGATCACATTTAAATAGCCCGAGCAACACAGTAAAAAAGGACACCCGTTAAAACCACGTCACCATTTGATTgcattataatttatttcaaacaaattaattttatttaacatACTCCGAAACCCCGCATCTTGTAACATGTTTGTATTTCCATTTCTTAagatagatatatataatatccaTGATTggttaattatattatgtatatatagagAAACATGTGtgcaattttttaattcgcTGATCTGTgaaatatcattttatttattttcttaatttaatatttttaatttcattcctaatacatgtatatatatataattgcacacgatttagttttttttttttttattaataataaaaattaacacaTTTTTGAGTCCTTATTgatttatagttttatttttaaattaaatgaagtttctatatatattaccaaTAAATTGcctataaataataaagccCTTTatgctttaaaaaaatgtataggTAGCTATTAGCAAATCcccatattattttattaattatgtaaaatatatatatgaatcaGGCATgttatttatacatttttttccaaTCATCCATTGATACATACAAAATGGAAAAACcactattatttaaaaaccattctctcaaaaaataatatggcTTTAAACAAGTAGTTGCACAATTTTCgtaaacaatttttttttcccccaCATTTTCAGAATTACAATGTTCGAAAAATTCGGTTAtttgtacattttttaagtataaatTTTCGATATTATCAATTACAAATAaagctttttttttgtgtgcaGGAGATTCCTCATTTGTGTTTTCTTCCATTACAATGTCAATCATATAgggataataaaaatattttacaaaatgagcgatttttttatttctgaACAAGTCAGATAAAAAAAGAGTAAATTGTTGGCTAGCTCGATCTTTTTCGCTTGTTATatcttcatttatttcaaaatattcttttttaatatatttacaaaaatcAAACAATTCATTAGACATCCTTCGTTCCATTGTCATATATAACATTTGCAACATTTgtgatattatatttaacaattcatagattatttttttttgttcatttgtTTCATATTGTTCGATAACTATTTTTAATCCTCCTCTCATTTTATTACACAACATTGTCATTGATATTTCAAGCAAATCAATATTAGTtggacatatttttttttttaaaacaatttctacaaaataaaatgatataacTGAAAAGGCACATTGTGGTAAATGATGatcatatatatgcaaaatattttttcttaaaatttcatttaaataaCTGTATAATATTCGAATTTGAGATTCTTGgatagaagaaaaaaaatttatgtactgttcagaaaaaaactgaaataaaattattacatcattttcattaaaaaagTTTAAATGATTATGTACATAATTTATACaataattcaaaatatttatatttgttatttttaaatctGTACACACTTttaagaaatatatgaatgtGTTAATATCGAAGGAAAATTGTGAACATTTTTTATCAGGGAATTCTTCTAATTTTTTACCAGGAAATTCTTCTAATTTTTTACCATCAAATTCTTCTAATTTTTTACCATCAAAATCGgttgtatttttttcagCAATATTAATGTGAtctatttttacattttcatTAGCCTTAGTGTCGCTAAAATTGGGACGTGATATTTCATCTTTATCATCTGTAGATAGTGCCGTATTTTCTTTCACATTTTGTCTTTTATCAAgcttttcattatttatgaacATAAATTGATCATATGTTATtgttacatatttatttattcctaTTTGCCATTTTAATTTCATATCTTCTACATgaacataaatatttttatttgtttcgAATTTTTTGAGATTAAAAAAGTTTTCACGATTtaatataagataaaatatatattctatataaaaatttgctATTGAATttttgatataaatattattaataaaaaaattatttttatttttcaaataatcaatatttttatgtataagataaaataaattaattaatgattcatttgataaatctttaatttgtttaaaaatattattttgtgacaaaaaaaaataaaaaaattctgAGTCTGTATATTTTAACTTAgacatatattttaacatGTACATgacataatttatatttattttattattgttatttttttttatatcatattttatataattcataATTTGGTGgaaaatagtaaaattaattttatttataatagacattgattttaataaattaattataataattggaTGAGcagattttttaatattattttttaaatataaaaataattgtttataaattttatcttTACAttgaaaatatgaacaagcAATAATTATTTCAATTATAAATTCAATAGGCcaataaaaatttaacataTGTGGTATTCTTCTTACTAATTTTCtaacaattttttcattttcttcttctaaatattttttatttaaactaaataaaattaatgcttTAGCATGATATccatatttcattatatttatatatttatcaatttcatttataaatcttttaattattccttttttttttatttcaaaaattgtataaaattcGAATAAATCAattaagttataatatttatattcatgtacacattttttaagttCACAATTTAATGTATGAATAAATgaactattttttattaattctttaaaactattatatgtttttatttgttcatacatttcaatatttttttcgaaaaATTCTACATTTGTTTTATTGGAAAAAATCAAACTTTTGCACACATATCTTTTTATAAGTCTATGAATTTTTTGGtcataattaatattatttattcctattgaaatagaaaataaaattttgtttaaatgtttgcatataaaTGTTATGTCATGTTCatcaaaattttcaaatCTCATAGATATTGTATTatctaaataattaaataaatttttgttaaaatataaatatttatctcctaaaaataataattttataatatcattattctctaaaatataattatttattaaatgttttaataatGATGTATACAAATTttctaatttataaaatgacCACATAGGATAATTAACTGTCTTACCCACTTCTT contains:
- a CDS encoding RAP protein, putative yields the protein MINKAIKKLVSKNFLCFASRQKQNKIINHNKNIISINVSNIRNVSNIKNVSNVGSGLFDGIPNEEIDKDKLIYLVKNMQMVNLKEKGILNNISNLLKRHMNQFTIDEIYLIIHSFSKLDFRKYSLYNNFVKIIMTKKPVINTRTLTQMLIDLHKTSSLDLNALTFFTQYYINNLVKNFSLFDLSMILYIFNKYNYNDFITVNKICQTISDHFIPIIDEDKGVLTTILLSLSVLNLNYEIYSNFLKLYVYTNYEKFEIKYLCNISYSIALWLARGSVKDKFLSELLKDIVFLLINNMQKLKNDELKQLHIVLYFLRAMEENYEDAIKKIEKKNIKNTITVSKMQQQVEKIFTEIGLNVNKEFPVGPYVLDFALKKKKIYVEVNGFTHYYTFDGKINNKTNLKYFILNKLKWKIVTIEYMDWKNKSKDDKIKYIETNILEKIK
- a CDS encoding DNA double-strand break repair Rad50 ATPase, with protein sequence MYFCVLKNKIKKKSLKICRYGHKNIHTEIERNEKKADIIEKLLERYKHLRNEDRIKLINSHLENVKEKNVNIIYEFTKKKEEKEIKEEYENKRKAKLFKLRKPAYLQPKNVKKKTNNEFTIDNQYEELSCSEKEKELKPIEKYTLIEDVYKAYIYTKAFFLLNNKYKTKHKICNDFKYIMINSLKKYLLEKVKPTLINEFSVYTNPYMLLKNSLYNLILHQHVKNSYDESLIDNYINKKISLNILKINSADVPVEVYEPIVSFHGNIHYNYNSQEKFKVCINTFLTILDVIKKGDVNSKNKIEQNETIQKMKYKDMSILINDVLKKLPENIKYPFENYPFENLKAFKTNIKKKYIGGIKNNKPQNIEDDEIINMRYPNLQCVSHSLPKDEKYRDNVIHAIKILERSKYWDYNSKIKAINTLIEVWNNMNKSEHYEQVLDKALPPIYSKDMLRKTKTRKDTYNKGLSYIQSLTTQKPLHIRSKKN
- a CDS encoding exported protein 3, putative — its product is MIFKKKLLLIINLFILCVYLNFHHVDSKINKIKYNNDDLINNYVDIPISYSNYNAENVENAENAENVENAENAENAENGENAENGREGSPSQGYEPGQLFETPLNIRKMFKNQMSMNRWNNIFSFFKNNRVNKFKGSKNQFLNEIQNSYAYRNGLYFSATNVGEYNKKVDSNKYSTINLPENTMVLVVTGNKLFLQNLIYSVNKENAIKQKFIYTMNKIIKNLKKKIYFKNYNYQYLYKNDSFANDDTKKIIDIDLLGELSNITQTIYVDDHKINMHKIYGGWFHFLGILVINGYDYQIQNDVKFNDILGEKSNDPVPSHLLPKFKNLFSKKNTKEYKNGYLLGLWRDFPNNKFVNWRYSLELFLWDMLGVLPHELPHPSNLIISYNKYDDEIEAAHEVEAAHEVEAAHEVEAAHDVEAVHDVEAVHDVEAAHEMEDNNGDIEHNWHKIVMNKIASYKGFDVSIVSAQDYMKYSGYDNELLSKYYNLKNEKDYIFLIILNKDFFIDEFVKSQNYSISKQNYFEKILKKITDDVVKVLEQVKNKLFPNNDDVKPIVSVYNYLKNFKNNSEKINPHILGEIAGITKYLKCENLLESSNTCTKDISIHHKYGGWFEFGGAIYVKNVNNVDISYEHRNDNEPIIKQKYEQAILSQANSNYSSAGLWRDIPEKNMTLYRYPLEVFALENPELNILNLRDIHPFIAINILKKGINSLQSFEEITLHDSDQIMATSFSSTNSNSIASSNGDSAEKVGNAENAENGEKVGNGDSADNDDNDDDAFIINENVDVHDNADEDNEYANPSNGQDDGIYIEIDHGITKKNEDKETLDLITNRNLFNTNTSDMVTGNPFFSNNKHQSFIDNFKYISKTISNDKPFINEDDDDAYVEMEEEDMDPRLIIHNNKYFKNNNDYFKNKQEPVINSQNKQEPVINSQNKQEPVINSQNKQEPIINNQIYMILIVCIIFLFIALLALIGSIIYNLLKKKKSLDNNRGVALSLKEKGVIPVAQGLPTPWLNA